agcattttcctcacttcttaattcagttttttttctcacttttatACAATTTCAGTAAATATATGCAATCATCGGCTCCTGATGCAATATAATCAGTTGTAAATTGCAACGCCTCTTTTTCAAAACCAAGCCACGCCTTTTGCTTCAAAGGGTTTGCTTTCACTTGTTACATAATCAAGTGGCAAGTAAGAATTTTTTGCAGACTCACCATATCTCATCTATTCAGTAGAATTTGAAGAGAGCGtaattaaaacacttttttctaTTGCTAATAAGCTCGCTCATCATTTTAACCCATTTATATCCCCAGTGTATTACGTAAAACTTGACATGTTTTCCCGAAAAATGCGTTCCTCATTATTTTCATGTCAGTCTTTTCGATCATCaattgaaaagaaacttttattgATGTCTTATGATTAACAAACTATTGTTTTTCGTTGTGAGTATGATATATAAACCGCGTGGAACAGAGTATAATTTTATTCGTACCATAGTTGTCACTGAAAAAGGTTGACATGACAGTCGGTCACATAATGAAGTTAGCGCTGTTCTTGTTAGCCGTTCTTCCGTCGATAGAGGCAAATTGGGGTCAGTGCAGAGAAGCAAATTGGAAAGGAAAGTTTAACAAAAAGAGCTGGGTGAGATGTGATCACTCTACGGAATACATGACTGGGCTCTACAGAACGGACGGAAACAACGGTGAAATTTCTTTGATCGAGAAAGCTATGTGCTGCCAAGCTCCTTCGCCGAATCAACATCAGCAGTCATTTTGTAAGAAAGCAGATTGGTGGAAAACATTGGACAGGTCAGTAACGAGCCGATTATTTGGTGCTGCAAGGGAAACACGGCGAGGGTTGAATTATACTGATTTATAGTAATATAAAAGGGTAAATAAAAGAGCGAACACACCCGAAAACCTACACAATTTAAATTACCTTATGACTGCCTGCTCACAACAAAATACAGAGCCTGCTTTTTTATATAATGTTAGTTAGGTTAATAGAAATAATATGGTACTTTGCTAAAGATCGTGCAACAGAAAGTAGTGAAGTGTTTTACGCAACAGAGGCGTTATGTAATTGTCTAACAACCAGTCCACGAAATCGGCGTCcgtttttgatatattttttttacagacaTTTCTTATATTCTACCAAATGAGTTTGTTTTTGGAGATCAGTTTCTTTTAGTAAAATGCCCTATCAGCAGTGAACTCGCTGATTTctgaaaatatatttctttggCCTATTTTTATGGCGGAAACGCCAACAAGGGGAAAAAATTAATCTTTGACATTTTATTGTTTAGCAACAAACGTTGGGCCAATTGTCCGGATGGATACTTCATGCGGGGGCTATACCGCGGCGATGGCCAATGGCTTCACCACATCGAGGAGGGCAGCTGCTGTAGACCCAACAACTTACCTAACCGATATCTTGACTGTTACGAGAAAGATGTCGAAAAATCATTCGACAAGAAAGGCTGGGGAAAATGCGCCAACGGTTATTACATGGCAGGTTTCTATAAAGGAACTTGTGACAAGGTCTACTGCATCGAAAAATTAAGATGTTGTAGTATGAGTGACGATGGCTGCACGATGGCAGACTGGTGGTCGGCCTTTGATAACAAAGGATTAGTCGAGTGCTCCTCTTCAACACAATACATCACTGGACTGTGGAGAAACAAGCAAGCAAAAGACGACAAGATATATTTGCTAGAGGAAGCAAAATGCTGTCCAGCTCCTGCACCAAACAAGCATACGCCATCAACTTGTCAAAAAGCTAACTGGTGGAAAATTCTGGATGGGTAAGGGTTTCGTACTCCGAAGCTGAATGCAATGTTATAGAATATATAGCAGAATTAGTTTTAAACTTTTCAGTTGTTTCACATCACAGTCAACAGCAACCAACGCCGAGTTTAATTTATGCCTCACGGAACCGTTTTCATTGCCTTTCATTTGGCTGAAACTTCCAGCCAATATCCCTCAATTCCAGGGGTCAGTTCTGATTAAAAATTGAATTCTCTTTACGATTGGCCGGCAGGTTCTGGCCTGTTAAGCGCCCTTAGATAGACGTTTCTTAAGCCATTCTAGGATTTAGTGCAGCTATTTGATTGTcataaaagactgaaaaatgtaataatttaaaGACAGCCAACTGCTGCAAAAACTTTTTAATCAAGTCATTTAAAACTTTAACCCATATTCTTGCTATTTAAAAGAATGTCTGGGCGATTTGACCAACAGGTTACTTTATTAAAGGATTTTAGACTCCTATATTCTTAGGTCAATAGcatttttcttatcttttttttttttaataacgaATAACCCGTATTTTTGCTATTATAGAAATAATGTCTGGGCCGTTTGCCCAACTGGTTACTTCATCAGAGGCTTTTACCGCAACGACAACGCCTGGCTACATAACATCGAGGAAGCGACGTGTTGCAAGCCCAACTCTTTTCCAAACAGATATGAAGACTGTTACGATGAAAATATCGGCTCTTCTTTTGACAATATTGGACTCAGCGAATGCACAAAGAATGACTACTATGTTGTTGGAATTTACAAAGGCGGATGCGACGAGCTGCATTGTATTAACACACTAAAGTGCTGCAAAATGGTGGTGGGTGAGTAAGCAAAAGCATCACTCACGTAGCAGTCGTAGACAATGTAGAAATCGTTTCGTGTAGATTATGAAAAAGGACCTGCTTTGCCATATTTGGAGAGGAAACTTTGCATAAGTTCTCTCGCAGCTTGCCTTCGTTGGTGACCATCAGATACCTTAATAAATAATAGGTTACATTGAAAACGCAGTTATGGTGACTGTATTATATTCCACAtgataaatttataaaataacggATCAAGCAATTCATTTGTTGATGTTCTTAAATGATCTTTCATGCACGGTTTAGTCGTAACTGATAGTTTGATCGCTATTGGCAAGTTTCTCAAATTCCAGTCCTCCTTAACTTAACCTTCCACTGGTTAATATAAAATAAACTATCGTGATCGATTGTGTAATATTTGGCTATGGCTTTATAGATATCAACGAGTGCACTACCAAGAACCCATGTCAGAATGGAGCTACCTGTGTGAATCTTCATGGAAGTTACCGCTGTGATTGCAAATCAGGATATTCCGGCAACAACTGCCAAAAAGGTTTGAAAAATACTTgaacaatttgaaagaaacttaGAAGGGAGATAAATAATGTTGTGGTGGTTTGATATAATCTTACCTTGATATGAAAAGTTATACTGGATATTGGAAAAAAAGTTCCTCGCTAGTCTTTACTTCCTTCTCGTGGACGATAAGAGTGATCCTCAACTTTAAACTCCGGTGTACAATTTCTGTTTCCAGATATCAATGAGTGCCTAAGGAGTCCATGCAAGAACGGAGCTGAATGTGTCAACTTTCCAGGAAGTTATCGCTGCGATTGCAAATCTGGTTATGAAGGCAGAAACTGTGAAAAAGGTTAGGAAAAAACTTTACTATTTACCTGATCGTCCCTAAGAGTAACAATTACACTCTCAGCTGATTTCTACTCATTTCAATGTTCGCTTATTCTGTTATCCTACTCGTGACCATGTTAAAGACGCTGATGA
The sequence above is a segment of the Porites lutea chromosome 3, jaPorLute2.1, whole genome shotgun sequence genome. Coding sequences within it:
- the LOC140931584 gene encoding uncharacterized protein, with the protein product MTVGHIMKLALFLLAVLPSIEANWGQCREANWKGKFNKKSWVRCDHSTEYMTGLYRTDGNNGEISLIEKAMCCQAPSPNQHQQSFCKKADWWKTLDSNKRWANCPDGYFMRGLYRGDGQWLHHIEEGSCCRPNNLPNRYLDCYEKDVEKSFDKKGWGKCANGYYMAGFYKGTCDKVYCIEKLRCCSMSDDGCTMADWWSAFDNKGLVECSSSTQYITGLWRNKQAKDDKIYLLEEAKCCPAPAPNKHTPSTCQKANWWKILDGNNVWAVCPTGYFIRGFYRNDNAWLHNIEEATCCKPNSFPNRYEDCYDENIGSSFDNIGLSECTKNDYYVVGIYKGGCDELHCINTLKCCKMVVDINECTTKNPCQNGATCVNLHGSYRCDCKSGYSGNNCQKDINECLRSPCKNGAECVNFPGSYRCDCKSGYEGRNCEKDINECNNNPCKNGATCENLQGSYRCKCKPGFTNKNCQTDINECKGKPCQNGATCVNTFGSYRCRCASGYNGQHCQADIDECKTKPCINGGKCENLPGSYRCNCRSGFMGYNCQTDIDECYSAYNPCRNGGTCVNSVGGYSCHCKAGYSGINCEVDYKNVGCYKDTSSRAIPTLEGKDPILDGQYSSRKNPIAKCALAARKKGYRMFAIQDGGRCASSATAGKTFNKYGKSNACRQGEGGAWANDVYILQGLP